From Amycolatopsis sp. cg9, one genomic window encodes:
- a CDS encoding sugar phosphate isomerase/epimerase family protein, with protein MARPLTLFTGQWADLPFEEVCELASGWGYEGLEIACWGDHFEVDKALADDAYVPAKLETLAKYDLKVWAISNHLVGQAVCDHPIDERHEAILPARIWGDGEPEGVRQRAAAEMQATARAAAKLGVSTVVGFTGSLIWHTVAMFPPVPPSMIDRGYADFATRWNPILDVFDEVGVRFAHEVHPSEIAYDYWSTVRTLEAIGHRPAFGLNFDPSHFVWQDLDPAGFLWDFKDRIYHVDCKEARKQLNGRNGRLGSHLPWADPRRGWDFVSTGHGDVPWEDVFRMLNAIGYDGPISIEWEDAGMDRLIGAPEALEFVRKLNFAPPTAAFDAAFSSK; from the coding sequence ATGGCACGACCGCTGACGTTGTTCACCGGGCAGTGGGCCGATCTGCCGTTCGAGGAGGTGTGCGAGCTGGCGAGCGGCTGGGGCTACGAAGGCCTCGAGATCGCCTGCTGGGGCGACCACTTCGAAGTGGACAAGGCACTCGCCGACGACGCCTACGTACCGGCGAAGCTCGAAACGCTGGCCAAGTACGACCTCAAGGTGTGGGCCATCTCGAACCACCTGGTGGGCCAGGCCGTCTGCGATCACCCGATCGACGAGCGGCACGAAGCCATCCTGCCCGCCCGCATCTGGGGCGACGGCGAACCCGAGGGTGTCCGGCAGCGGGCGGCGGCCGAAATGCAGGCCACCGCCCGCGCCGCGGCGAAGCTCGGGGTGTCCACTGTGGTCGGCTTCACCGGTTCGTTGATCTGGCACACCGTGGCGATGTTCCCGCCGGTGCCGCCGTCGATGATCGACCGCGGGTACGCCGACTTCGCCACGCGCTGGAACCCGATCCTGGACGTGTTCGACGAGGTCGGCGTCCGCTTCGCCCACGAGGTGCACCCGAGCGAGATCGCCTACGACTACTGGAGCACCGTCCGGACCCTGGAGGCGATCGGGCACCGCCCGGCGTTCGGGCTCAACTTCGACCCGTCGCACTTCGTCTGGCAGGACCTCGACCCGGCGGGGTTCCTGTGGGACTTCAAGGACCGCATCTACCACGTCGACTGCAAGGAGGCCCGCAAGCAGCTCAACGGCCGCAACGGGCGGCTGGGTTCGCACCTGCCGTGGGCGGATCCCCGCCGCGGCTGGGACTTCGTCTCCACCGGCCACGGCGACGTCCCCTGGGAGGACGTCTTCCGCATGCTCAACGCCATCGGCTACGACGGCCCGATCTCCATCGAGTGGGAGGACGCGGGCATGGACCGGCTCATCGGCGCTCCCGAAGCGCTCGAGTTCGTCCGCAAGCTCAACTTCGCCCCGCCCACCGCGGCCTTCGACGCCGCTTTCTCTTCGAAGTAG
- a CDS encoding carbohydrate-binding protein, with protein MSPSPPKWARLFGTALLGAGLLLTVDTPARADIPPADYQQVALATGAAELGGEAMSLAVLPDRSVVHTSRDGTVRVTTAAGATSVAAKLNVYTHDEEGLQGVAADPGFATNRYVWLYYSPRLSTPDGDAPTDGTEADFAPFKGELHLSRFVLKTDNTLDLASEKVVLKVANDRGQCCHVGGDIDFDAAGNLYLTTGDDTNPFSSDSYSPIDERTTRNPQFDAQRSSGNTNDLRGKLLRIHPQADGTYTVPSGNLFAPGTANTRPEIYAMGFRNPFRMSVDKPTGVVYLGDYGPDAGVTNPDRGPQGQVEFDRITGPGNFGWPYCTGSNTTTETYNHYTFPSGPSGAKYDCAGGPTNSSFRNTGLAKLPVPKAAWIKYAGDEGSPPEFGSGSESPMGGPVYRYDAASTSTVKFPQSLDGRYFAGEYGRKWIKAVTVNADGTRGPIEDFPWTGTQVMDMAFGPDGALYVLDYGTGSDNQALYRIEYLAGTNRNPVAKAVADKTSGPNPLTVTFSSAGSTDPEGGALSYRWDFGDGSSSTSANPAHTYTTNGTYSPTLTVSDPEGLTGTASLVVTVGNTAPTVSLGTPADGQLFSFGDTVPFQVTGSDPEDGPLDCSKVKVTYFLGHDSHEHQITQATGCSGSIAVPVDGEHDAAANIYGVFDAQYTDKGGLTSHSVRKLQPRHRQGEHFSAQSGIQLADHGAAEGGRTVGYTDDGDWISFTPYALGNATSISARVSSGGPGGTLEVRAGSPTGTLLGSAAVANTGNWDTFADVTANLANRPAGPTTLYLVFKGVTGQGNLFDLDAFTFTTAASAIEGESFTSGSGVQIAPHAGASGGNTLGYIENGDWAGYASVSTAGARSFTARISSAGAGGTIEIRSGSATGTLLGTVSVPSTGDWETFQNVTASVSSGSGPLFLVFRGGSGSLFDVDSFTLSGMPTQVDPSYDVLVFSKTAGFRHDSIPAGSQALRELGQANGFTVTATEDASVFTAASLGSYEAVVFLSTTGDVLDATQQTVFESYVEGGGGYLGIHAAADTEYDWPWYGQLVGAWFKSHPAIQQARFVTEDGTHPATANLPAVWTRTDELYNYRTNPRGSVHVLQTLDESSYTGGEMGADHPITWCHPQGSGRAFYTGLGHTIESYSDPVFRTSLLGAVRYAAGVAPASCGTSSSTVEGESFTSGSGVQIASHAPASGGQTLGYIENGDWAGYASVSTTGRTHFSAVVSSAGAGGTIEIRDGSATGPVLGTVAVPNTGGWETFQTVSTTMTAGSGPLHLTFRGGAGSLFDIDTLTVS; from the coding sequence ATGTCTCCGTCCCCACCGAAGTGGGCGAGGCTGTTCGGCACCGCGTTGTTGGGTGCCGGTCTCCTGCTCACCGTCGACACCCCGGCTCGCGCGGACATCCCGCCCGCGGACTACCAGCAGGTCGCCCTCGCCACCGGCGCGGCCGAGCTGGGCGGCGAGGCGATGTCCCTGGCGGTCCTGCCCGACCGGTCGGTCGTGCACACCTCCCGCGACGGCACCGTCCGCGTCACCACCGCGGCCGGTGCGACGTCCGTCGCGGCCAAGCTGAACGTCTACACCCACGACGAGGAAGGTCTCCAGGGCGTCGCCGCCGACCCCGGTTTCGCGACGAACCGGTACGTCTGGCTGTACTACTCGCCGCGGCTGTCCACACCGGACGGTGACGCGCCGACCGACGGCACCGAGGCGGACTTCGCGCCGTTCAAGGGCGAGCTGCACCTGTCCCGGTTCGTCCTGAAGACCGACAACACGCTCGACCTGGCCAGCGAGAAGGTCGTCCTCAAGGTGGCCAACGACCGCGGCCAGTGCTGCCACGTCGGCGGGGACATCGACTTCGACGCCGCCGGCAACCTCTACCTCACCACCGGCGACGACACCAACCCGTTCTCGTCCGACAGCTACTCGCCGATCGACGAGCGGACCACGCGCAACCCGCAGTTCGACGCGCAGCGCTCGTCGGGCAACACGAACGACCTGCGCGGCAAGCTGCTGCGGATCCACCCGCAGGCGGACGGGACGTACACGGTGCCGTCCGGCAACCTCTTCGCGCCGGGAACCGCGAACACGCGGCCGGAGATCTACGCGATGGGCTTCCGCAACCCGTTCCGGATGAGTGTCGACAAGCCGACGGGCGTCGTCTACCTCGGCGACTACGGCCCGGACGCCGGCGTCACCAACCCCGATCGCGGACCGCAAGGGCAGGTCGAGTTCGACCGGATCACCGGGCCGGGCAACTTCGGCTGGCCGTACTGCACCGGCTCCAACACGACGACCGAGACGTACAACCACTACACGTTCCCGAGCGGCCCGTCCGGCGCGAAGTACGACTGCGCGGGCGGCCCGACGAACTCGTCGTTCCGCAACACCGGGCTCGCCAAGCTGCCGGTGCCGAAGGCCGCGTGGATCAAGTACGCGGGTGACGAGGGTTCGCCGCCGGAGTTCGGCAGCGGCTCGGAGTCGCCGATGGGCGGGCCGGTCTACCGGTACGACGCCGCTTCGACGTCCACGGTCAAGTTCCCGCAATCCCTGGACGGCAGGTACTTCGCGGGGGAGTACGGTCGCAAGTGGATCAAGGCGGTCACCGTCAACGCCGACGGGACCCGCGGCCCGATCGAGGACTTCCCGTGGACCGGCACGCAGGTGATGGACATGGCGTTCGGCCCGGACGGCGCTCTCTACGTCCTCGACTACGGCACCGGCAGCGACAACCAGGCGCTGTACCGGATCGAGTACCTCGCGGGCACGAACCGCAACCCGGTCGCGAAGGCCGTGGCCGACAAGACGTCCGGACCGAATCCCTTGACGGTCACCTTCTCGTCCGCGGGGAGCACCGATCCCGAAGGCGGGGCGCTGAGCTACCGGTGGGACTTCGGCGACGGCTCGTCGTCGACGTCGGCGAACCCGGCGCACACCTACACGACCAACGGCACGTACTCGCCGACGTTGACGGTCTCCGATCCGGAAGGGCTGACCGGCACGGCGAGCCTGGTCGTGACGGTCGGGAACACGGCGCCCACGGTCTCCTTGGGCACGCCGGCGGACGGGCAGCTGTTCTCCTTCGGTGACACCGTGCCGTTCCAGGTGACCGGCAGCGATCCGGAGGACGGGCCGCTGGACTGCTCGAAGGTCAAGGTGACGTACTTCCTCGGCCACGACAGCCACGAGCACCAGATCACGCAAGCGACCGGGTGCTCCGGCTCGATCGCGGTCCCGGTCGACGGGGAGCACGACGCCGCGGCGAACATCTACGGCGTCTTCGACGCGCAGTACACCGACAAGGGCGGGCTGACGTCGCACAGCGTCCGTAAGCTGCAGCCGCGGCACCGCCAGGGCGAGCACTTCTCGGCGCAGTCGGGGATCCAGCTCGCCGACCACGGCGCCGCGGAGGGCGGCCGGACGGTCGGGTACACCGACGACGGCGACTGGATCTCGTTCACACCGTACGCTCTGGGCAACGCCACTTCGATCAGCGCGCGGGTGTCTTCGGGCGGCCCGGGCGGGACGCTGGAGGTACGCGCGGGTTCGCCGACCGGCACCCTGCTCGGCTCGGCGGCCGTCGCCAACACCGGGAACTGGGACACGTTCGCCGACGTCACGGCGAACCTGGCCAACCGGCCGGCCGGTCCGACGACGCTGTACCTCGTGTTCAAGGGCGTGACCGGGCAGGGCAACCTGTTCGACCTGGACGCGTTCACGTTCACCACCGCGGCTTCGGCGATCGAGGGCGAGTCGTTCACCTCCGGTTCCGGTGTCCAGATCGCGCCGCACGCCGGCGCGAGCGGCGGCAACACCCTGGGCTACATCGAGAACGGCGACTGGGCCGGGTACGCGTCGGTGAGCACGGCGGGCGCGCGGTCCTTCACGGCGCGGATCTCGTCGGCCGGCGCGGGCGGGACGATCGAGATCCGCTCCGGTTCGGCCACCGGGACGCTGCTGGGCACGGTTTCGGTGCCCTCGACCGGGGACTGGGAGACGTTCCAGAACGTGACGGCGTCGGTGTCTAGTGGCTCGGGCCCGCTGTTCCTGGTGTTCCGGGGTGGTTCCGGTTCCCTCTTCGACGTCGATTCCTTTACGCTGAGCGGTATGCCGACCCAGGTGGATCCGTCGTACGACGTACTGGTGTTCTCCAAGACGGCGGGCTTCCGCCACGACTCGATCCCGGCGGGCAGCCAAGCCCTCCGTGAACTGGGTCAGGCGAACGGCTTCACCGTGACGGCGACCGAGGACGCGTCGGTGTTCACCGCCGCTTCGCTGGGTTCCTACGAGGCGGTGGTGTTCCTTTCGACCACCGGCGACGTCCTGGACGCGACGCAGCAGACGGTGTTCGAGTCCTATGTGGAGGGAGGTGGCGGCTACCTCGGCATCCACGCGGCGGCCGACACGGAGTACGACTGGCCGTGGTACGGGCAGCTGGTCGGGGCGTGGTTCAAGAGCCACCCGGCGATCCAGCAGGCCCGGTTCGTGACGGAGGACGGTACCCACCCCGCCACCGCGAACCTGCCGGCGGTGTGGACCCGCACGGACGAGCTGTACAACTACCGCACGAACCCGCGCGGCAGCGTCCACGTGCTCCAGACGCTGGACGAGTCGAGCTACACCGGTGGCGAGATGGGTGCGGATCACCCGATCACCTGGTGCCACCCGCAGGGGAGCGGCCGGGCGTTCTACACCGGCCTCGGCCACACGATCGAGTCCTATTCGGACCCGGTGTTCCGCACCTCGCTCCTGGGCGCGGTCCGGTACGCCGCCGGTGTGGCTCCGGCTTCGTGCGGCACGTCTTCATCCACAGTGGAGGGTGAATCGTTCACGTCGGGGTCGGGCGTCCAGATCGCGTCCCACGCCCCGGCGAGCGGTGGTCAGACCCTGGGCTACATCGAGAACGGCGATTGGGCCGGCTACGCATCGGTGAGCACGACCGGCCGCACGCACTTCAGCGCGGTCGTGTCGTCGGCGGGAGCGGGCGGCACGATCGAGATCCGCGACGGCTCGGCGACCGGACCCGTGCTGGGCACGGTAGCGGTGCCGAACACGGGCGGCTGGGAGACGTTCCAGACGGTCTCGACGACGATGACGGCCGGCTCAGGCCCCCTCCACCTGACCTTCCGGGGTGGCGCGGGTTCCCTGTTCGACATCGACACCCTGACGGTGTCGTAG
- the eboE gene encoding metabolite traffic protein EboE — translation MRFRHRDGTLVHLAYCTNVHQAEDLDGVLTQLARFGEPVRDRLGVDRLGLGLWLARPVASELVANPAAVARLRGELAARGLEVVTFNGFPYQGFHDPVVKHKVYRPDWSTPERTQYTLDLARLLTELLPDDAARGSVSTLPLGWRTEWRDDRGQLELLAKGLAELARPVRVAFEPEPGCVIETTAQAAALLSDVDTERLGVCLDTCHLAVGFEEPAAALARLDAAGLAVVKLQASAALEAASPNDPATRRALESFVEPRFLHQSNEGAPPGADDLDLALAGGLPGEAPWRVHFHVPLHADPAPPLTSTRPVLAGTLAELFGSATARTDHVEVETYTWQVLPDAPADDAGLVAGIAAELDWTRRSLIELGLEEVSE, via the coding sequence GTGAGGTTCCGGCACCGCGACGGCACGCTCGTCCACCTCGCCTACTGCACCAACGTGCACCAGGCCGAGGACCTCGACGGCGTGCTCACCCAGCTGGCCCGCTTCGGCGAGCCCGTTCGCGACCGCCTCGGCGTCGACCGGCTCGGGCTCGGCCTGTGGCTGGCGCGCCCGGTGGCTTCGGAGCTGGTCGCGAACCCGGCGGCGGTCGCCCGGCTGCGTGGTGAGCTGGCCGCCCGCGGGCTGGAGGTCGTCACCTTCAACGGGTTCCCGTACCAGGGGTTCCACGACCCGGTCGTCAAGCACAAGGTGTACCGGCCGGACTGGTCGACGCCGGAACGCACGCAGTACACCCTGGACCTCGCGCGACTGCTCACCGAGCTGCTGCCGGACGACGCGGCCCGGGGCAGCGTCTCGACGTTGCCGCTCGGCTGGCGCACGGAATGGCGGGACGACCGCGGTCAGCTCGAGCTGCTGGCCAAGGGACTGGCGGAGCTGGCGCGTCCGGTGCGGGTGGCGTTCGAACCCGAGCCGGGGTGCGTCATCGAGACGACCGCGCAGGCCGCGGCCCTGCTGTCCGATGTGGACACCGAGCGGCTCGGCGTCTGCCTCGACACGTGCCACCTCGCGGTGGGCTTCGAGGAGCCGGCGGCCGCGCTGGCCCGGCTCGACGCCGCCGGGCTGGCCGTCGTCAAGCTGCAGGCGTCGGCCGCGCTGGAAGCGGCCTCGCCGAACGACCCCGCGACCCGCCGGGCGCTGGAGTCCTTCGTGGAACCCCGGTTCCTGCACCAGAGCAACGAAGGCGCCCCGCCGGGCGCCGACGACCTCGATCTCGCGCTGGCCGGCGGGCTCCCGGGCGAGGCTCCGTGGCGCGTGCACTTCCACGTGCCGCTGCACGCCGACCCGGCACCGCCGCTGACGTCGACCCGGCCGGTGCTGGCCGGGACGCTGGCCGAGCTGTTCGGCAGCGCCACCGCGCGCACCGACCACGTCGAGGTCGAGACCTACACCTGGCAGGTGCTCCCGGACGCACCCGCCGACGACGCCGGGCTGGTCGCGGGCATCGCGGCCGAGCTGGACTGGACCCGGCGTTCCTTGATCGAACTAGGCTTGGAAGAGGTTTCGGAATGA
- a CDS encoding alkaline phosphatase family protein, with product MSLLVLDVVGLTPRLLPHMPNLRKMAEPGFTAQLDTVFPAVTCSVQSTFLTGLQPAEHGIVGNGWYFRDLGEIFLWRQHNKLVQGDKFWDAARRAQNGHRVANVCWWYAMGMDVDLTVTPRPIYHADGKKSPDAYTHPPQLHDRLVGALGEFPLFTYWGPTAAITSSKWIIAAAQKIMAEDKPDTTLVYLPHLDYDLQRFGPDAPQAAAAAREIDAAVKPLLDQAAAGGHTVVALSEYGITNASRPVDINRALRREGLLNVYVQAGMEYLDPWTSRAFAVADHQVAHVYVADPADVPRVRDIVAGLSGVDVVLDREGQASVGINHERAGELVAIAEPDAWFTYYYWLSDDRAPDFAKTVEIHRKPGYDPAELFFDPNDPAVKLKAASALARKKLGLRYSMQVVPLDPAPVRGSHGRLPDAPEDGPVLLCSDPSLAREKIHATEVKDLLLTAIRTE from the coding sequence ATGAGTTTGCTCGTGCTCGATGTGGTCGGGCTGACCCCGCGGCTGCTGCCGCACATGCCCAACCTGCGCAAGATGGCCGAGCCCGGCTTCACCGCGCAGCTGGACACCGTCTTCCCCGCCGTGACGTGCTCGGTGCAGTCGACGTTCCTCACCGGCCTGCAGCCGGCCGAGCACGGGATCGTGGGCAACGGCTGGTACTTCCGCGACCTCGGCGAGATCTTCCTCTGGCGCCAGCACAACAAGCTCGTCCAGGGCGACAAGTTCTGGGACGCGGCCCGGCGCGCGCAGAACGGGCATCGCGTCGCGAACGTGTGCTGGTGGTACGCGATGGGCATGGACGTCGACCTGACGGTGACCCCGCGGCCGATCTACCACGCCGACGGCAAGAAGTCCCCGGACGCCTACACCCACCCGCCGCAGCTGCACGACCGCCTGGTCGGCGCGCTCGGCGAGTTCCCGCTGTTCACCTACTGGGGCCCGACGGCCGCGATCACGTCGTCGAAGTGGATCATCGCGGCGGCGCAGAAGATCATGGCGGAGGACAAGCCGGACACGACGCTGGTGTACCTCCCGCACCTGGACTACGACCTGCAGCGCTTCGGCCCGGACGCCCCGCAGGCCGCGGCGGCCGCGCGGGAGATCGACGCCGCGGTGAAGCCGCTGCTGGACCAGGCGGCCGCGGGCGGGCACACCGTCGTCGCGCTCTCGGAGTACGGCATCACCAACGCGAGCCGGCCGGTCGACATCAACCGGGCGTTGCGCCGAGAGGGCCTGCTCAACGTGTACGTCCAGGCCGGGATGGAGTACCTGGACCCGTGGACGTCGCGGGCGTTCGCGGTGGCCGACCACCAGGTCGCGCACGTCTACGTCGCCGACCCCGCCGACGTCCCGCGCGTGCGGGACATCGTGGCCGGACTGTCCGGTGTGGACGTCGTGCTGGATCGCGAGGGGCAGGCATCCGTCGGCATCAACCACGAACGGGCCGGTGAGCTCGTCGCGATCGCCGAGCCGGACGCCTGGTTCACGTACTACTACTGGCTGAGCGACGACCGCGCGCCGGACTTCGCGAAGACCGTCGAGATCCACCGCAAGCCCGGCTACGACCCGGCCGAGCTGTTCTTCGACCCGAACGACCCGGCGGTGAAGCTGAAGGCGGCGTCCGCGCTGGCCCGCAAGAAGCTCGGCCTGCGGTACTCGATGCAGGTCGTCCCGCTCGACCCGGCGCCGGTGCGCGGCAGCCACGGGCGGCTGCCGGACGCCCCCGAAGACGGCCCCGTGCTGCTGTGCTCGGATCCGTCGCTCGCGCGCGAAAAGATCCACGCCACCGAAGTCAAGGACCTGTTGCTGACGGCTATCCGGACCGAGTAG